The Malus sylvestris chromosome 12, drMalSylv7.2, whole genome shotgun sequence genome contains a region encoding:
- the LOC126594511 gene encoding ABC transporter G family member 20-like, protein MELIDFNPRPRGLNPTLGELLQWVGDAQSPDISPHDHVLELGYGCTSGTSSYPFVLSFTDLTYSVKVQRKMTLVPACFKGKPNTAEVKLRMNNNSTNANTKVLLNGISGEAREGEIMAVLGASGSGKSTLIDALADRIAKDSLKGSITLNGEALNSRLLKVISAYVMQDDLLFPMLTVEETLMFSAEFRLPRRLSKSKKKARVQALIDQLGLRNAANTVIGDEGHRGVSGGERRRVSIGIDIIHDPIVLFLDEPTSGLDSTSAYMVVKVLQRIAQSGSIVVMSIHQPSYRILSLMDRLIFLSHGQTVYSGSPANLPVFFGEFGHPIPETENRTEFALDLIRELEETPGGTKNLVEFNKSWQITLDQQKQRENQNNLINSNCKPKLSLKDAISASISRGKLVSGAPNDSNLSSSVPTFANPSWIEIAVISKRSLTNSRRMPELFGIRLGAVLVTGIILATMFWHLDNSPKGIQERLGFFAFAMSTTFYTCAEAIPVFLQERYIFMRETAYNAYRRSSYVLAHSLISIPSLAFLSIAFAATTFWAVGLAGGLHGFLFFFFTIFAAFWAGSSFVTFLSGVVTHVMLGYTVVVAVLAYFLLFSGFFISRDRIPPYWLWFHYISLVKYPYEGVLQNELDDPIKCFVRGTQMFDNSPIEAFPVAMKLKLLKSMSTTLGVNITASTCVTTGMDILKQQGITDLSKWSCLWITIAWGFFFRILFYFTLLLGSKNKRR, encoded by the exons ATGGAGCTCATAGATTTCAACCCGAGACCCCGAGGCTTAAACCCTACCCTCGGCGAGCTCCTCCAGTGGGTCGGAGATGCGCAGAGTCCCGACATCTCTCCTCATGATCATGTTCTTGAGTTAGGGTATGGTTGCACCTCCGGAACCTCCTCCTATCCTTTTGTCCTCTCATTCACTGATCTCACATACAGCGTAAAAGTCCAGCGCAAAATGACCTTAGTACCCGCCTGTTTCAAAGGGAAACCAAATACAGCAGAGGTTAAACTGCGCATGAACAACAACAGCACAAACGCAAACACAAAAGTTTTGCTCAATGGCATATCCGGCGAGGCCAGAGAAGGCGAGATCATGGCAGTTCTCGGAGCAAGCGGGTCAGGAAAATCAACGCTCATTGACGCTCTAGCGGATAGAATCGCCAAGGACAGCTTAAAAGGCTCGATCACACTAAACGGGGAGGCCTTAAACTCAAGGCTCTTGAAAGTCATATCAGCTTATGTCATGCAAGACGATCTTTTGTTCCCAATGCTAACGGTTGAAGAAACTCTCATGTTCTCAGCTGAATTTCGGCTTCCTCGGAGATTATCAAAGTCCAAGAAGAAAGCTCGAGTCCAGGCTCTGATCGACCAACTTGGTCTTCGAAATGCCGCCAATACTGTGATCGGTGACGAGGGCCACCGAGGTGTCTCAGGAGGTGAAAGAAGGCGGGTTTCAATTGGAATCGACATAATTCACGACCCCATTGTTCTGTTTCTCGATGAGCCGACCTCTGGGCTGGATTCGACGAGCGCTTATATGGTGGTGAAGGTTTTGCAGCGGATTGCACAGAGTGGGAGCATTGTGGTCATGTCTATTCATCAACCTAGTTACAGAATATTGAGCTTGATGGACCGGTTGATTTTCTTGTCACATGGACAGACTGTGTATAGCGGCTCGCCAGCGAATCTTCCGGTGTTTTTCGGGGAGTTCGGGCATCCGATTCCTGAGACTGAGAATCGGACTGAGTTTGCTCTTGACCTCATTCGAGAACTCGAGGAAACCCCAG GCGGAACCAAGAACTTGGTGGAATTCAACAAATCATGGCAGATCACCTTGGACCAACAAAAACAACGAGAAAATCAGAACAACTTGATCAACTCCAACTGCAAGCCAAAGCTTTCTCTCAAAGATGCAATTAGTGCTAGCATTTCAAGAGGCAAACTAGTCTCCGGAGCACCAAATGACTCAAACCTCTCCTCATCAGTCCCCACATTTGCCAACCCTTCTTGGATTGAAATTGCAGTCATCTCCAAACGCTCCCTCACAAACTCCCGAAGAATGCCCGAACTCTTCGGCATTCGCCTAGGTGCGGTCCTCGTCACCGGCATCATCCTAGCCACCATGTTTTGGCACCTAGACAATTCCCCGAAAGGCATCCAAGAGCGCTTAGGGTTCTTCGCATTCGCCATGTCTACCACATTCTACACTTGCGCCGAGGCCATCCCCGTCTTCCTCCAAGAACGCTACATTTTCATGCGTGAAACCGCCTACAATGCCTACCGCCGTTCCTCATACGTCCTAGCTCATTCCCTAATCTCCATTCCCTCCCTAGCCTTCCTCTCCATAGCCTTTGCCGCTACTACCTTCTGGGCCGTGGGGCTCGCTGGTGGGCTCCAcggcttcctcttcttctttttcactATTTTTGCGGCCTTCTGGGCTGGGAGTTCATTCGTCACGTTCCTCTCAGGCGTCGTGACACATGTCATGTTGGGATACACAGTTGTGGTGGCAGTTCTAGCTTATTTCCTACTCTTTAGTGGTTTTTTCATTAGTAGGGATAGAATCCCACCCTACTGGCTTTGGTTTCACTACATTTCCCTAGTGAAGTACCCTTATGAGGGCGTTTTGCAAAACGAACTCGATGATCCAATCAAGTGCTTCGTGAGGGGGACCCAGATGTTTGACAACTCACCAATAGAAGCCTTCCCCGTAGCAATGAAGTTGAAGCTTCTCAAGAGCATGAGCACAACTTTGGGCGTGAACATCACGGCGTCCACCTGCGTGACCACCGGTATGGATATACTGAAGCAGCAGGGGATCACGGACCTCAGTAAATGGAGTTGCCTGTGGATCACCATTGCTTGGGGGTTCTTCTTTAGGATTCTCTTTTACTTTACCTTGTTGTTGGGCAGTAAAAATAAGAGGAggtaa
- the LOC126593743 gene encoding serine/arginine-rich splicing factor RS2Z33-like isoform X2, which translates to MKREFAFVDFSDPRDADDARYSLDGREFDGSRLIVEFAKGAPRGSREYLGRGPTPGSGRCFNCGIDGHWARDCKAGDWKNKCYRCGERGHIERQCKNSPKELSRGRSRSPVGSRSRRGRSRSPSYSRSRSYSRSRSPARRGRSEDRYDRSRSPSYRKSPLPSKGGRKRSLTPDVDSPRGRRSPSPRNGRMEMEKEGSDYSPRVRSRSPVSPRLRSRSPVSPGRDSPVVRKYPSPTEADGRGRSPSPDRSPVADYDDDNRRTPRGSESP; encoded by the exons ATGAAGCGGGAGTTTGCTTTTGTT GACTTTAGTGATCCTCGAGATGCTGATGATGCAAGATATAGCTTAGATGGTCGGGAATTTGATGGAAGTCGTCTCATTGTGGAATTTGCAAAAGGG GCACCACGTGGTTCGCGGGAATATTTAGGCAGAGGTCCTACTCCTGGATCTGGACGTTGCTTTAATTGTGGCATTGACGGCCACTGGGCTCGTGATTGCAAGGCTGGGGACTGGAAGAATAAGTGCTATCGCTGTGGAGAAAGAGGCCATATTGAAAGGCAGTGCAAAAATAGTCCAAAGGAATTAAG TCGCGGGCGGAGTCGCTCACCAGTTGGATCACGTTCTCGCCGTGGAAGAAGCCGTAGCCCAAGTTACAGCCGAAGCCGCAGCTATAG CCGTTCAAGGTCCCCAGCAAGGAGAGGGCGAAGTGAGGATCGCTATGACAGATCACGGAGCCCTTCTTACAGGAAGAGTCCACTGCCCTCAAAAGGAGGGAGGAAGCGCAGCCTGACACCTGATGTAGACAGTCCTCGTGGGAGACGTAGCCCTTCCCCCAGAAATGGTAGAATGGAAATGGAGAAAGAGGGCTCTGATTACAGCCCCAGGGTAAGAAGTAGAAGTCCGGTTAGCCCCAGGTTAAGGAGCAGAAGTCCTGTTAGCCCTGGTAGAGACAGCCCTGTTGTCAGGAAGTATCCAAGCCCTACTGAAGCCGATGGTCGCGGTCGCAGTCCCAGTCCCGATCGGAGCCCCGTCGCTGATTATGATGATGACAACCGTCGCACTCCCAGAGGCAGCGAGTCACCATAG
- the LOC126592973 gene encoding protein NLP9-like, whose amino-acid sequence MDYHFSPKDKGNDHWAAARAQVENLASFDDGTGNPISEDMFNNISELMNFDTYAGWCSPAATDQIAASLGMPSCPSVTYTPLDALNFVGHNGEQLPGTSGAGTFNVGGSFNCGEKIVFEHVGTPQYGVSTDSNDANDSIVKLNNGSFQQNNVMGMEDYMIYRPPGLSLNEKMLKALSMFKETSGGGILAQLWVPMKHGDQYLLSTCEQPYLLDHILTGYREVSRMFTFSAEEKQGSILGLPGRVFVSKTPEWTSNVNLYNKTEYLRVDYAANHQVRGSIALPIFDFDLESSCCAVLELVSTKEKSNFDTEMEIVCSALQAVNLKTNAPLRLLPQCLSKNQRAALTEINDVLRVICHAHLLPLAMTWIPCCYSEGDDDGIKRVRVKGGFANSDEKCILCIEETACYVNDRRMQGFVHACAEHHLEEGEGIAGKALQSNHPFFINDVKAYNIYEYPLVHHARKYGLNAAVAIRLRSTYTGDDDYILEFFLPVNVKGSTEQQLLLNNLSGTMQRICKSLRTVSDAELVGLGSANTGFQKETSPNIPQRNFQTTLSDSEMNSAENVTFNVFNQRNGGIERDNPPKQAPSGSTRQAEKKRSTAEKNVSLSVLQQYFSGSLKDAAKSIGVCPTTLKRICRQHGISRWPSRKINKVNRSLRKIQTVLDSVQGVEGGLKYDPTTGGFVTTGSIIQEVDAPKNLLFPEKNLLVENSEPVARHPISMPSYNTGESLTVKLEEDGSCVPTSHEKEVKTQSIPFMPQGDSKPIAMDFGSCDPTNHGITPDSKGSYLAKEVNKWGHIQNSLRLDNSDCHFVSQNSSSLVAADEMDMGVHGDDGIVEYNQHSSSSLTDSSNDFGSTMQGYSSSTQSFEEQKHPQVETSTGENGSKIIVKATYKEDTIRFKFEPSLGCLQLYEEVAKRLKLQNGTFQLKYLDDEEEWVMLVSDADLQECLEILDDIGKRCAKFMVRDIPSGVGSSGSSNFLG is encoded by the exons ATGGATTATCACTTTTCGCCTAAAGATAAGGGAAATGATCACTGGGCTGCTGCCAGAGCTCAGGTTGAGAATTTGGCATCATTTGACGATGGAACAGGGAACCCGATCTCAGAGGATATGTTTAATAACATTTCTGAGCTCATGAACTTTGACACTTATGCTGGATGGTGCAGCCCAGCAGCAACGGACCAGATTGCAGCCTCTTTGGGGATGCCATCATGTCCATCAGTGACCTATACACCCTTGGATGCCTTGAATTTCGTAGGACATAATGGTGAGCAATTGCCAGGTACGAGTGGTGCGGGAACTTTCAATGTTGGGGGAAGTTTCAATTGTGGAGAAAAAATTGTGTTTGAGCACGTGGGAACCCCCCAATATGGTGTTTCAACAGATTCCAATGATGCGAATGACTCAATTGTTAAGCTAAATAATGGGTCTTTTCAACAGAATAATGTCATGGGCATGGAAGACTATATGATCTATAGGCCACCTGGATTGTCACTCAATGAGAAGATGCTTAAGGCATTGTCGATGTTTAAAGAGACTTCTGGTGGGGGTATTTTAGCGCAATTATGGGTTCCCATGAAGCATGGTGATCAATACTTATTAAGCACTTGTGAGCAACCCTACTTGCTTGACCATATTCTTACAGGGTATCGTGAAGTCTCAAGGATGTTTACGTTCTCTGCAGAAGAAAAACAGGGTTCTATCTTGGGTCTTCCTGGCCGTGTATTTGTCTCCAAAACTCCAGAGTGGACTTCAAATGTTAATTTATACAATAAGACTGAGTACCTGCGGGTGGATTATGCTGCTAATCATCAGGTTCGTGGATCAATTGCCTTACCGATTTTTGATTTTGACCTGGAAAGTTCATGTTGCGCTGTATTGGAACTTGTCAGTACAAAAGAGAAATCCAATTTCGATACAGAGATGGAAATAGTTTGCAGTGCACTTCAG GCCGTTAATTTGAAGACCAATGCGCCTCTCCGACTTCTTCCCCAG TGCCTCTCAAAGAACCAAAGAGCTGCTTTAACTGAAATAAATGATGTCTTGCGTGTTATATGCCATGCACATTTATTGCCATTGGCTATGACCTGGATTCCTTGTTGCTACTCTGAGGGAGATGATGATGGAATTAAAAGAGTACGTGTCAAAGGGGGTTTTGCAAATTCAGATGAGAAATGTATACTTTGCATCGAGGAAACAGCTTGTTATGTAAATGATAGAAGAATGCAAGGCTTTGTGCATGCATGTGCAGAACATCATCTTGAGGAAGGGGAGGGAATTGCTGGTAAAGCACTGCAATCAAATCATCCATTCTTCATTAATGATGTTAaagcatataatatatatgaatatCCACTTGTTCATCATGCACGCAAGTATGGTTTGAACGCTGCTGTTGCAATTAGGCTAAGGAGCACCTACACCGGTGATGATGACTATATATTGGAGTTTTTTCTCCCTGTCAATGTGAAGGGGAGTACAGAACAACAACTTCTGTTAAACAACCTCTCAGGTACCATGCAGAGAATATGCAAGAGTTTAAGGACAGTTTCAGATGCAGAATTAGTTGGGTTAGGAAGCGCCAACACTGGGTTTCAGAAGGAGACAAGCCCTAATATCCCACAAAGAAATTTTCAGACAACACTGTCAGATAGTGAAATGAATTCAGCTGAAAATGTCACCTTTAATgtttttaatcaaagaaatggGGGAATCGAAAGAGATAATCCTCCTAAACAG GCACCAAGTGGGTCAACAAGGCAGGCGGAGAAAAAGCGAAGTACGGCGGAGAAAAATGTAAGCTTGAGTGTTTTACAGCAGTACTTCTCTGGGAGTCTCAAGGATGCTGCAAAAAGTATAGGAG TTTGTCCCACTACGCTAAAAAGGATCTGCAGACAACATGGGATCTCAAGATGGCCATCTCGTAAAATAAATAAGGTGAACCGTTCATTGCGGAAAATACAGACGGTGCTTGATTCTGTTCAGGGGGTGGAGGGAGGATTGAAGTATGACCCAACTACTGGGGGGTTTGTGACAACAGGATCCATCATCCAAGAAGTTGATGCACCAAAAAATCTTTTATTTCCTGAGAAGAACCTGCTTGTTGAGAACTCTGAGCCAGTTGCCCGACATCCCATTTCAATGCCTTCCTACAATACTGGTGAGAGTTTGACAGTTAAGTTGGAAGAGGATGGGAGTTGTGTTCCAACTTCTCATGAGAAAGAGGTAAAGACACAGAGCATCCCTTTCATGCCTCAAGGGGACTCTAAGCCGATTGCAATGGATTTTGGATCATGCGATCCTACTAACCATGGGATCACACCTGATTCGAAGGGCTcttatcttgcaaaagaagttAATAAATGGGGTCACATCCAAAACAGTCTAAGGTTAGACAATTCTGACTGCCACTTTGTGTCTCAGAACTCAAGCTCGTTGGTTGCTGCTGATGAGATGGACATGGGAGTACATGGAGATGATGGGATTGTTGAATATAACCAACATAGTTCTTCGAGCTTGACGGATTCATCGAATGACTTTGGTTCAACAATGCAGGGATACTCATCAAGCACTCAGAGCTTTGAGGAGCAAAAGCACCCACAAGTCGAGACAAGCACTGGAGAGAATGGGTCAAAAATAATCGTGAAAGCTACTTATAAAGAGGATACAATCAGGTTCAAGTTTGAGCCTTCTCTTGGGTGCCTTCAACTGTATGAAGAGGTTGCAAAGAGGTTGAAGTTGCAAAATGGGACATTCCAACTCAAGTATTTGGATGATGAAGAGGAATGGGTGATGTTAGTCAGCGATGCAGATTTGCAGGAGTGTCTTGAGATACTGGATGACATCGGAAAGCGTTGTGCTAAGTTCATGGTCCGTGATATACCTTCCGGCGTGGGTAGTTCTGGAAGTAGCAACTTTCTGGGGtaa
- the LOC126592025 gene encoding calcium-transporting ATPase 4, endoplasmic reticulum-type-like: MGKGGQDLGRRKEDGNPKLVDGGVFPAWAKEISECEKHFGVNRKFGLGSKDVEKRREKYGWNELEKNEGQSIWSLVLDQFNDTLVRILLAAAVVSFVLAWLDGKEGNKKEITAFVEPLVIFLILVVNAIVGVWQESNAEKALEALKEIQSEQATVIRDGSKVPNLAAKELVPGDIVELKVGDKVSADMRVVELISSTLRVEQGSLTGESEAVNKTNKPVSEDVDIQGKKSMVFAGTTIVNGNCICLVAQTGMSTEIGKVHMQIHVASQSEEDTPLKKKLNEFGEMLTMVIGVICVLVWLINFKYFLTWEYANGWPANFKFSFEKCTYYFQIAVALAVAAIPEGLPAVITTCLALGTRKMAQKNALVRKLPSVETLGCTTVICSDKTGTLTTNQMAVAKVVALGPRPTILRKFRVDGTTYNPLDGKIHDWPTGHMDANLQMIAKVAAVCNDAGITHAEQKYIANGMPTEAALKVLVEKMGLPEESKGAESTNERDLLGCCQKWNEFECRIATLEFDRDRKSMGVIVNSRSGKKSLLVKGAVENLLERSTKVQLLDGTVVPLDDSSRNYIVEALHEMSTIALRCLGFAYKDELGEFESYDGDEDHPAHRLLLDPSNYSSIERDLVFVGLVGLRDPPREEVFDAIEDCRAAGIRVIVITGDHQNTAEAICREIGVFGADEDIRSRSLTGRGFMGLHDQKAHLRQGGGLLFSRAEPTHKQEIVRLLKEDGEVVAMTGDGVNDAPALKLADIGIAMGISGTEVAKEASDMVLADDNFSTIVVAIGEGRSIYNNMKAFIRYMISSNIGEVASIFLTAALGIPEGLIPVHLLWVNLVTDGPPATALGFNPPDKDIMKKPPRRSDDSLISAWILFRYLVIGMYVGLATVGVFVIWYTHGSFLGIDLSGDGHSLVTYSQLANWGQCSSWTNFTASPFTAGNQVMSFDDPCDYFRAGKVKAMTLSLSVLVAIEMFNSVNALSEDGSLLSMPPWVNPWLLVAMCVSFGLHFVVLYVPFLAQVFGIVPLSLNEWLLVLAVAQPVILIDEVLKFVGRWASASQISRRRKPSKPKTE, translated from the exons ATGGGGAAGGGAGGGCAGGATTTGGGTAGACGGAAGGAGGACGGAAACCCAAAGCTGGTGGACGGCGGTGTATTTCCGGCGTGGGCGAAGGAGATTTCGGAGTGCGAGAAGCACTTTGGGGTTAACAGAAAATTTGGGTTGGGATCCAAGGACGTTGAGAAGCGGCGGGAGAAGTACGGCTGGAACGAGTTGGAGAAGAACGAGGGGCAGTCGATTTGGAGTCTGGTTCTGGACCAGTTCAATGATACGCTGGTTCGAATCCTGCTTGCGGCGGCGGTCGTTTCTTTCGTTCTGGCTTGGCTGGACGGGAAGGAAGGCAATAAGAAGGAGATCACGGCGTTTGTGGAGCCGCTGGTGATCTTCTTGATCTTGGTTGTGAACGCAATTGTTGGGGTTTGGCAGGAGAGCAATGCCGAGAAGGCGTTGGAGGCGCTGAAGGAGATTCAATCAGAGCAGGCGACTGTGATTCGGGATGGGAGTAAGGTTCCGAATTTGGCGGCCAAGGAGCTTGTTCCTGGTGACATTGTGGAACTTAAGGTTGGGGATAAAGTGTCCGCTGATATGCGTGTTGTGGAATTGATTAGCTCGACTTTGAGGGTCGAGCAGGGTTCATTGACTGGAGAGAGTGAGGCGGTGAATAAGACTAACAAGCCGGTGTCTGAGGACGTGGACATTCAGGGGAAGAAAAGTATGGTTTTCGCAGGGACAACTATTGTGAATGGAAATTGCATATGCTTGGTTGCACAGACAGGAATGTCCACTGAAATCGGGAAGGTTCATATGCAAATCCATGTTGCCTCGCAGAGCGAAGAAGATACCCCACTTAAGAAGAAGCTCAATGAGTTCGGAGAGATGCTCACGATGGTAATTGGAGTTATTTGTGTATTAGTGTGGCTCATCAATTTTAAGTACTTCCTTACTTGGGAATATGCCAATGGATGGCCGGCGAATTTCAAGTTTTCGTTTGAGAAGTGCACATATTACTTTCAGATCGCAGTAGCGTTGGCTGTGGCTGCTATTCCTGAAGGTCTGCCTGCAGTCATTACGACATGCTTGGCGCTTGGTACCCGCAAAATGGCTCAGAAGAATGCCTTGGTCCGAAAGCTGCCTAGTGTTGAAACTCTGGGTTGTACAACTGTGATTTGCTCAGATAAAACAGGGACATTGACTACAAACCAGATGGCAGTGGCAAAAGTTGTAGCTTTGGGTCCTAGACCTACTATACTACGGAAGTTTAGGGTGGATGGAACTACATACAATCCACTTGATGGTAAAATTCACGACTGGCCAACTGGTCATATGGATGCTAATCTTCAAATGATCGCAAAGGTAGCTGCTGTCTGCAATGATGCTGGCATTACACATGCAGAACAGAAGTATATTGCCAATGGAATGCCTACTGAGGCAGCTCTAAAG GTTCTAGTTGAGAAGATGGGCCTTCCCGAAGAGTCCAAGGGTGCGGAATCAACAAATGAAAGGGATTTGCTTG GTTGTTGCCAGAAGTGGAATGAATTTGAATGCCGAATTGCAACCCTTGAGTTCGATCGTGATAGGAAATCCATGGGTGTAATTGTCAATTCCCGTTCAGGGAAGAAGTCATTGCTAGTGAAG GGCGCTGTAGAGAATTTGCTGGAGAGAAGCACTAAGGTTCAATTGCTTGATGGCACTGTTGTACCACTGGATGATAGTTCAAGGAACTatattgtggaagctcttcatGAGATGTCAACTATTGCATTACGCTGCTTGGGTTTTGCATACAAAGATGAGCTTGGTGAGTTTGAATCCTACGATGGTGATGAAGATCATCCAGCTCATAGGCTTTTACTTGATCCATCCAATTATTCATCAATTGAGCGCGACCTTGTTTTTGTCGGCCTTGTTGGACTGAGG GATCCCCCAAGAGAGGAGGTTTTTGATGCAATTGAAGACTGTCGAGCAGCTGGAATCCGTGTTATTGTAATCACCGGAGATCACCAGAACACAGCAGAAGCAATATGCCGTGAAATTGGCGTGTTTGGTGCTGATGAAGACATACGTTCAAGAAGCCTTACAGGAAGAGGGTTTATGGGTCTACATGATCAGAAAGCTCATCTTAGACAAGGTGGTGGCCTTCTGTTTTCAAGGGCCGAACCAACGCACAAACAAGAGATTGTGAGGTTACTCAAAGAGGATGGTGAAGTGGTTGCTATGACTGGTGATGGAGTGAATGATGCACCTGCTTTGAAACTTGCTGATATCGGGATTGCAATGGGCATTTCTGGAACTGAG GTTGCAAAGGAAGCTTCTGACATGGTTTTGGCTGATGATAATTTTAGCACAATTGTTGTAGCTATTGGTGAAGGCAGATCTATCTACAATAACATGAAAGCCTTTATCAG GTACATGATCTCATCCAACATTGGTGAGGTTGCCTCCATATTCTTAACAGCAGCATTAGGCATTCCTGAAGGCCTCATACCTGTTCACCTCTTGTGGGTGAATCTTGTTACCGATGGACCACCTGCAACAGCACTAGGATTTAATCCTCCAGACAAGGACATAATGAAGAAACCCCCACGCAGAAGCGACGATTCACTTATCAGCGCTTGGATATTATTCCGCTATCTG GTTATTGGTATGTATGTTGGACTGGCAACTGTAGGCGTATTCGTCATTTGGTATACACATGGTTCCTTCCTAGGTATTGACCTCAGTGGGGACGGCCACTCCCTTGTGACCTACTCCCAACTTGCCAACTGGGGACAATGCTCATCTTGGACAAATTTCACCGCGTCACCCTTCACAGCCGGAAATCAGGTCATGTCTTTTGATGACCCCTGTGATTATTTCCGTGCAGGCAAAGTGAAAGCTATGACACTCTCCCTCTCCGTGTTGGTTGCCATCGAAATGTTCAACTCTGTCAATGCCCTTTCCGAGGACGGAAGCCTGCTGAGCATGCCCCCATGGGTCAACCCCTGGCTCCTTGTGGCCATGTGCGTCTCATTTGGCCTGCACTTCGTGGTCCTGTATGTGCCATTCTTGGCTCAAGTATTTGGCATTGTACCCCTGAGCTTAAACGAATGGCTGCTGGTTTTGGCCGTTGCACAACCCGTGATTCTCATTGATGAGGTCCTCAAGTTTGTCGGAAGATGGGCAAGCGCTTCTCAAATATCCAGGAGGAGAAAACCATCCAAGCCCAAGACAGAGTGA
- the LOC126593743 gene encoding serine/arginine-rich splicing factor RS2Z32-like isoform X1 has product MPRYDDRYGNTRLYVGRLSSRTRSRDLERLFNRYGRVRDVDMKREFAFVDFSDPRDADDARYSLDGREFDGSRLIVEFAKGAPRGSREYLGRGPTPGSGRCFNCGIDGHWARDCKAGDWKNKCYRCGERGHIERQCKNSPKELSRGRSRSPVGSRSRRGRSRSPSYSRSRSYSRSRSPARRGRSEDRYDRSRSPSYRKSPLPSKGGRKRSLTPDVDSPRGRRSPSPRNGRMEMEKEGSDYSPRVRSRSPVSPRLRSRSPVSPGRDSPVVRKYPSPTEADGRGRSPSPDRSPVADYDDDNRRTPRGSESP; this is encoded by the exons ATGCCTCGTTATGATGATCGATATGGCAACACCCGTCTTTATGTTGGTCGGTTGTCTTCACGCACGCGTTCACGTGATCTAGAACGGCTGTTCAACAGATATGGAAG AGTACGTGATGTGGACATGAAGCGGGAGTTTGCTTTTGTT GACTTTAGTGATCCTCGAGATGCTGATGATGCAAGATATAGCTTAGATGGTCGGGAATTTGATGGAAGTCGTCTCATTGTGGAATTTGCAAAAGGG GCACCACGTGGTTCGCGGGAATATTTAGGCAGAGGTCCTACTCCTGGATCTGGACGTTGCTTTAATTGTGGCATTGACGGCCACTGGGCTCGTGATTGCAAGGCTGGGGACTGGAAGAATAAGTGCTATCGCTGTGGAGAAAGAGGCCATATTGAAAGGCAGTGCAAAAATAGTCCAAAGGAATTAAG TCGCGGGCGGAGTCGCTCACCAGTTGGATCACGTTCTCGCCGTGGAAGAAGCCGTAGCCCAAGTTACAGCCGAAGCCGCAGCTATAG CCGTTCAAGGTCCCCAGCAAGGAGAGGGCGAAGTGAGGATCGCTATGACAGATCACGGAGCCCTTCTTACAGGAAGAGTCCACTGCCCTCAAAAGGAGGGAGGAAGCGCAGCCTGACACCTGATGTAGACAGTCCTCGTGGGAGACGTAGCCCTTCCCCCAGAAATGGTAGAATGGAAATGGAGAAAGAGGGCTCTGATTACAGCCCCAGGGTAAGAAGTAGAAGTCCGGTTAGCCCCAGGTTAAGGAGCAGAAGTCCTGTTAGCCCTGGTAGAGACAGCCCTGTTGTCAGGAAGTATCCAAGCCCTACTGAAGCCGATGGTCGCGGTCGCAGTCCCAGTCCCGATCGGAGCCCCGTCGCTGATTATGATGATGACAACCGTCGCACTCCCAGAGGCAGCGAGTCACCATAG